From one Oxyura jamaicensis isolate SHBP4307 breed ruddy duck chromosome 15, BPBGC_Ojam_1.0, whole genome shotgun sequence genomic stretch:
- the TOP3B gene encoding DNA topoisomerase 3-beta-1, which translates to MMKTVLMVAEKPSLAQSIAKILSRGNMSSRKGLNGACSVHEYTGSFIGQSAHFKMTSVCGHVMTLDFIGKYNSWDKVDPAELFSKAPTEKKEANPKLTMVKFLQVEGRGCDCIVLWLDCDKEGENICFEVLDAVLPVMNKPRSTERTIYRAKFSSITDTDICNAMNHLGEPNRNEALSVDARQELDLRIGCAFTRFQTKYFQGKYGNLDSSLISFGPCQTPTLGFCVERHDKIQSFKPETYWVLQAKVNPEKESSLTLDWDRVRVFDREIAQMFLNITKMAKEAKVESVSKKEKVKQRPLALNTVEMLRVASAALGMGPQHAMQIAERLYMQGYISYPRTETTHYPENFDLKGCLRQQANNPYWAETVKALLSEGINRPRKGHDAGDHPPITPMKAATEAELGGDGWRLYEYITRHFIATVSADCKYLQTTISFSIGPERFTCIGKVVTSPGFTEIMPWHSIPLEESLPHCEKGDLFPIGEIKLLEKQTSPPDYLTEAELITLMEKHGIGTDASIPVHINNICQRNYVTVESGRRLKPTNLGIVLVHGYYKIDAELVLPTIRSAVEKQLNLIALGKANYHQVLEHTLDIFKRKFHYFVDSIAGMDELMEVSFSPLAATGKPLSRCGKCHRFMKYIQAKPSRLHCSHCDDTYSLPQNGTIKLYKELRCPLDDFELVLWSSGSRGKSYPLCPYCYNHPPFRDMKKGMGCNECTHPTCQHSLSMLGIGQCVECENGVLVLDSTSGPKWKMACNKCNVIVHFFENAHKVRVSPETCDLCDAALVDVDFNKAKSPLPGDETQHSGCVFCDPVFQDLVELKHAAMRHPMHRGGQGRRQGRGRGKGRRPGGRPNPKKPKDKMAALAAYFV; encoded by the exons ATGATGAAGACCGTGCTGATGGTTGCGGAGAAGCCTTCTCTGGCTCAGTCCATCGCCAAGATCCTCTCGAGGg GAAACATGTCCTCTCGCAAAGGACTGAATGGTGCATGCTCTGTGCATGAGTACACTGGATCGTTTATAGGACAGAGCGCCCATTTCAAGATGACATCTGTGTGTGGTCATGTCATGACTTTGGATTTCATAG gaaaatacAACAGTTGGGACAAGGTGGATCCAGCAGAACTTTTTAGTAAAGCtcccacagaaaagaaagaagctaaTCCCAAACTGACCATGGTGAAGTTTTTGCAG GTGGAGGGAAGAGGCTGTGATTGCATAGTCTTGTGGTTGGACTGTGataaggaaggagaaaacatctgttttgaa GTTCTTGATGCCGTTCTTCCTGTTATGAACAAACCCCGTAGCACCGAAAGGACGATTTATAGAGCTAAATTCAGTTCCATTACTGACACAGACATCTGCAATGCCATGAATCATTTGGGAGAACCCAATCGCAATGAAGCTCTGTCAGTGGATGCCCGCCAGGAGCTGGACCTTAGAATTGGCTGTGCATTTACAAG atttcaGACTAAGTATTTTCAGGGGAAATATGGAAATTTAGACAGCTCCCTCATCTCCTTTGGGCCATGTCAGACACCAACACTTGGATTCTGTGTTGAAAGGCATGACAAAATCCAGTCATTTAAGCCTGAGACTTACTGGGTGCTGCAAGCTAAA gtgaatcctgaaaaagaaagttcTCTCACTTTGGATTGGGATAGAGTGAGGGTGTTTGATCGTGAGATTGCTCAAATGTTCCTGAATATAACGAAGATGGCAAAAGAAGCAAAG GTAGAATCTGTGAGTAAAAAAGAGAAGGTGAAGCAAAGACCACTGGCTCTGAACACGGTAGAAATGCTACGAGTGGCCAGTGCTGCTTTAG GAATGGGTCCGCAACATGCCATGCAAATAGCAGAGCGTCTTTATATGCAGGGTTATATCAGCTACCCTCGAACAGAAACTACCCATTATCCAGAAAACTTTGACTTGAAAGGATGTTTGAGACAACAAGCCAATAATCCTTACTGGGCAGAAACT GTAAAAGCGTTGCTCTCAGAAGGCATTAATCGTCCAAGGAAAGGCCATGATGCAGGGGATCATCCTCCCATCACTCCGATGAAAGCTGCAACAGAAGCAGAATTGG gTGGAGATGGATGGAGACTATATGAGTACATAACTAGGCATTTTATTGCCACTGTGAGTGCTGATTGCAAGTACCTACAAACCACCATTTCTTTCAGTATTGGCCCTGAACGGTTTACCTGTATTGGAAAAGTGGTAACTTCACCAG GGTTCACAGAAATTATGCCTTGGCACAGCATCCCATTAGAAGAGAGCCTTCCGCACTGTGAGAAAGGAGATCTTTTTCCAATTGGTGAAATAAAATTGCTGGAAAAGCAAACCAGTCCTCCTGATTACCTGACAGAAGCAGAACTTATCACTCTGATGGAAAAGCATGGCATTG GAACTGATGCAAGTATTCCAGTCCACATCAACAACATTTGCCAGCGAAACTATGTCACAGTAGAGAGTGGTCGGAGACTAAAGCCTACAAATCTTGGAATTGTTCTGGTTCATGGTTATTACAAAATAG ATGCAGAATTAGTTCTTCCTACAATTCGCAGTGCTGTGGAAAAGCAACTCAACTTAATAGCTCTGGGTAAAGCAAATTACCATCAGGTCCTGGAGCACACCCTTGACATCTTCAAAAGGAAATTTCACTATTTTGTGGATTCTATTGCAG GTATGGATGAGCTGATGGAAGTGTCTTTTTCACCCTTAGCTGCCACGGGTAAACCTCTTTCCCGCTGTGGCAAATGCCATCGTTTCATGAAGTATATTCAG GCCAAACCAAGTCGTCTGCACTGCTCTCACTGTGATGACACCTACAGCCTCCCCCAGAATGGTACAATTAAACTCTACAAAGAGTTACGTTGTCCCCTGGATGACTTTGAGCTGGTGCTGTGGTCTTCTGGATCCAGAGGAAAGAGCTACCCTCTCTGTCCATACTGTTACAACCATCCTCCCTTCAGGGACATGAAAAAAG GAATGGGCTGTAATGAATGCACCCACCCCACATGCCAGCATTCTCTTAGCATGCTTGGAATTGGGCAGTGCGTTGAATGTGAGAATGGGGTTCTGGTGCTAGACTCGACATCAGGTCCCAAGTGGAAGATGGCCTGCAACAAATGCAACGTGATCGTGCACTTCTTTGAGAATGCCCACAAAGTCCGAGTGTCACCAGAGACCTGTGACTTGTGTGATGCAGCCCTTGTGGACGTAGATTTTAACAAAGCCAAATCTCCTCTACCTGGTGATGAGACCCAGCATTCAGGCTGCGTATTCTGTGACCCTGTGTTTCAAGACCTGGTGGAGCTGAAACACGCAGCCATGAGGCACCCCATGCACCGTGGGGGACAAGGAAGAAGGCAGGGTCGAGGAAGAGGTAAAGGCAGGAGGCCTGGAGGAAGACCCAATCCAAAGAAACCCAAGGACAAAATGGCAGCTCTGGCCGCTTACTTTGTATAA